One window from the genome of Enterococcus haemoperoxidus ATCC BAA-382 encodes:
- a CDS encoding ABC transporter permease, whose translation MSVLIKNEWLKLIKKKSSWIMWIMLVVMTFAITLLVRSTAKSPSGDIMMKANDLFASLTEMTSFLNLFVVVVAASIVAEEFSRGTIKFLLIRPFTRSQILFSKFVACLIYSVLGTVILYISSLVSANLLLSAQSPLAVVKGYHGWNALTVAGAYAGANLLLILLYITITLFISAAVRSQSLAVGVGLGVLFGSSIINSFLNVVISKHQWLKWNPFNMLNIKNTVMENTDAVSNYPGYLNFWQMAGGILVYSMIIYLVMQLLFKKRDVSLS comes from the coding sequence ATGAGCGTGTTGATAAAAAATGAATGGTTAAAACTGATCAAGAAAAAATCTTCTTGGATCATGTGGATCATGTTAGTAGTAATGACCTTTGCGATCACATTGTTAGTAAGATCAACGGCCAAGTCTCCAAGTGGAGATATTATGATGAAAGCAAATGATTTATTTGCGAGTTTGACTGAAATGACTTCATTTCTCAATTTATTCGTAGTAGTAGTTGCGGCTTCGATCGTTGCAGAAGAATTTAGTCGGGGAACAATCAAGTTTTTACTGATCCGACCCTTTACCAGAAGCCAAATTTTATTTTCAAAGTTTGTTGCTTGTTTGATTTATAGTGTACTTGGAACAGTGATTTTGTATATTAGCAGCCTTGTTTCCGCAAATTTATTGTTAAGCGCTCAGTCTCCTTTAGCTGTTGTGAAAGGTTATCATGGTTGGAATGCTTTAACTGTTGCTGGTGCATATGCTGGAGCTAATCTGTTATTGATTTTATTGTATATCACAATTACATTATTTATCTCAGCTGCAGTACGTTCACAGAGTTTAGCTGTGGGTGTTGGGCTAGGTGTTTTATTTGGAAGTAGCATTATTAATTCATTTTTGAATGTTGTAATCTCAAAGCATCAATGGCTGAAATGGAATCCGTTCAATATGCTGAATATCAAAAATACAGTCATGGAAAATACTGACGCTGTGAGCAATTATCCGGGTTACTTGAATTTTTGGCAAATGGCTGGTGGGATTTTGGTGTATAGTATGATTATCTATCTTGTGATGCAGCTATTATTTAAAAAGCGGGATGTTTCGTTAAGCTGA